From Panicum hallii strain FIL2 chromosome 2, PHallii_v3.1, whole genome shotgun sequence, a single genomic window includes:
- the LOC112880648 gene encoding mediator of RNA polymerase II transcription subunit 33A-like: protein MAMSAPPPASSWLEWTAEYTKAAQAESRPPPEWAARVAAASAAAGEGGDVPWSAGLAEVLARALISGGAAAPAAAAAAAWKYAEAALAARLASPALLLAILSTRVIPQRFSRPMEYRLYLELLKRHGFSFHYQMKAANFRKIMDLIDENLSLSKIFGISTCQPGVFVVHFVLCILWQLVDVVLDDEGLLELTPEKKAQWPTRPEDVSTFEGTFTEQRTEKIEKLQKMNTVTTMELIEHLLRNKVITRILSLARENMQSHWGAFTNRLHLLATNSSTLQNSAISLEPFQQLILGDCNVYGETKHNMRKRFHPIVASNPLSSPNGRCLGASYSALWIPIDMYLEDCLDGSIAATNSIEILSGLVKALQSVNRSTWHDAFLALWVASLRLVQREREPIEGPVPHLDTRLCMLLSITTLAVADIIEEADSLCNETELNSHSKEKKSIGNLRNELMLSLQILGDYESLLVPPPCVVPAANQAATKAAVFISGISINNGYMENVNGMNYSGNMRHLIVESCISRNLLDTSAYYWPGYIINHANSVSLTLPSQLAGWSSFMKGAPLTQSLVNMLISTPAPSLAEVEKLFEVAVNGSDDDNVSAATVLCGATLLRGWNFQEHTVRLVVKLLSPSDPIDYSGRESQLIKLGPMLNVILSGISAVDYAPIFSFHGLIPELAAALMAICEVFGCLSPSVSWTLRTGEEISAHTVFSNAFILLLRLWKFNHPPLEYCVMGDGAPVGSQLTPEYLLLLRNSQVLSSSSLAKQRNVQRQLQVPTSHPSCEHPIFMDSFPKLKLWYRQHQACLASTLSGLAHGTPVRNNVDSLLNLMFRKANKGGTSIGSISGSSSISNSSGLGGDDLHLWPQLPAWEILEAVPFVVDAALTACSHGRLFPRELATGLKDLADFLPASLATIVSYFSAEVTRGVWKPASMNGSDWPSPSVNLSMVEEHIKKIVAATGVDVPRLVTGGSSSGTLPLPLAAFVSLTITYKLDKASERFLNLAGPALENLAASCPWPSMAIVAALWTQKVKRWSDFLVFSASRTVFHHNNDAVIQLLRSCFAATLGMSSTSVCSCGGVASLLGHGYCPGGFSPVAPGILYLRIFRCIKDCSILTEDILYLLMLSVKDIAETTVPRQRSDKLKMTKYGMRHGRVSLSAAMTQVKVAASLGATLVWLSGGTALVQSLIQEMLPSWFLSVQNLDQGGTSGGMVYKLGGHALAYLAVYSGMFAWGIDPTPVSRRRERVTRSHLEFLASALDGKISLGCDPSLWRAYVAGFLGLVVECTPCWVQEVELRVLKRLSSGLRQWGEDELAVALLRRAGPEAMGTAAELILGSEW from the exons ATGGCGatgtcggcgccgccgccggcctcatCGTGGCTGGAGTGGACCGCGGAGTACACCAAGGCGGCGCAGGCGGAGTCCCGCCCGCCGCCGGAGTGGGCGGCGCGGGTGGCTGCGGCGTCCGCGGCCGCGGGGGAGGGCGGGGACGTGCCCTGGTCCGCGGGGCTCGCGGAGGTGCTGGCGCGGGCGCTGATCTCCGGCGGCGCTgccgcgcccgcggccgccgccgccgccgcgtggaAGTACGCCGaggccgcgctcgccgcgcGGCTCGCGTCCCCGGCGCTCCTCCTCGCGATCCTCTCCACCAG GGTCATTCCTCAGCGGTTTTCCAGGCCAATGGAGTATAGACTCTATTTGGAGCTCTTGAAAAGACATGGGTTCAGCTTCCACTATCAGATGAAAGCGGCAAATTTCAGAAA GATCATGGATTTAATAGACGAGAACCTTAGCCTTTCCAAGATATTTGGCATTTCTACATGTCAACCAGGGGTTTTTGTTGTGCATTTTGTTCTCTGTATTTTATGGCAGTTAGTTGATGTTGTTTTGGATGATGAGGGCCTGTTAGAGTTAACTCCAGAGAAGAAAGCTCAATGGCCAACCAGGCCTGAAGATGTGAGCACGTTTGAAGGAACTTTTACTGAACAAAGAACTGAGAAGATTGAGAAGTTACAGAAGATGAACACTGTGACAACTATGGAGCTCATTGAGCATCTTCTTCGTAATAAAGTAATTACTCGTATCCTATCATTGGCACGCGAAAACAT GCAATCTCACTGGGGAGCATTTACTAACCGGTTGCATTTGCTTGCAACAAACTCATCTACCTTACAAAATTCAGCAATATCCTTGGAACCATTTCAGCAATTGATTCTAGGTGATTGCAATGTATATGGAGAAACTAAACATAATATGCGTAAAAGATTCCACCCAATAGTGGCTTCTAATCCTCTATCTTCACCAAATGGACGATGCCTTGGTGCTAGCTATTCTGCACTATGGATTCCCATCGATATGTATCTTGAGGATTGCCTTGATGGTTCAATCGCTGCAACAAATTCTATTGAGATTTTAAGTG GTTTGGTCAAGGCTCTTCAATCAGTCAATAGATCGACTTGGCATGATGCTTTCTTGGCCCTTTGGGTGGCTTCACTTCGCCTTGTACAAAGA GAAAGAGAACCGATTGAAGGTCCTGTACCTCACCTAGACACACGACTATGCATGTTGTTGTCTATTACAACACTAGCGGTTGCTGACATAATTGAGGAAGCAGATTCACTTTGCAATGAAACAGAACTCAACAGTcattcaaaagaaaaaaaatcaatcgGTAATCTACGGAATGAATTGATGCTAAGCTTACAGATACTCGGTGATTATGAAAGTTTGCTTGTTCCTCCTCCATGTGTTGTCCCAGCAGCCAACCAGGCTGCTACCAAAGCTGCAGTGTTCATTTCGGGAATCAGTATTAATAATGGCTACATGGAAAATGTCAATGGGATGAATTATT CTGGAAATATGCGACATTTGATTGTGGAGTCATGTATCTCAAGGAATTTACTGGACACATCAGCTTACTACTGGCCTGGTTATATCATTAATCATGCCAACTCTGTATCTCTCACACTCCCTAGCCAACTTGCTGGGTGGTCATCTTTCATGAAGGGTGCACCATTGACTCAGTCGCTGGTTAATATGTTAATATCAACTCCCGCTCCCAG CTTGGCAGAGGTCGAGAAGTTATTTGAAGTTGCAGTTAATGGGTCAGATGATGATAACGTTTCTGCTGCCACTGTTTTATGTGGAGCCACTCTTTTACGTGGTTGGAATTTTCAG GAGCACACAGTTCGGTTAGTTGTTAAACTGCTTTCACCATCTGATCCAATTGATTATTCTGGAAGAGAGAGCCAATTGATAAAGCTTGGTCCAATGCTCAATGTTATTCTTTCAGGAATATCTGCTGTGGACTACGCTCCAATCTTCTCATTCCATGGCCTG ATTCCAGAGCTGGCTGCTGCTCTTATGGCAATATGTGAAGTTTTTGGGTGTCTTTCTCCAAGTGTTTCCTGGACACTGAGAACAGGAGAGGAGATATCTGCTCACACAGTCTTCTCAAATGCATTCATTCTTCTGTTGAGACTGTGGAAGTTTAACCATCCACCACTTGAGTATTGCGTAATGGGAGATGGTGCTCCAGTTGGCTCGCAGCTAACTCCTGAGTATCTTCTGCTATTGAGGAATTCCCAGGTTTTATCATCCAGCAGTTTGGCAAAACAACGAAATGTACAAAGGCAATTACAAGTTCCTACTTCACATCCATCATGTGAGCATCCTATTTTTATGGATTCGTTTCCAAAGTTGAAGTTATGGTATCGGCAACACCAAGCTTGTCTGGCCTCAACTCTCTCTGGACTTGCTCATGGGACACCTGTACGTAACAATGTGGACAGCCTTCTCAATCTGATGTTCAGAAAGGCCAATAAAGGAGGCACATCTATAGGTTCTATATCTGGAAGTAGCAGCATAAGTAATTCTTCCGGTCTTGGTGGTGACGATCTACATCTTTGGCCTCAGTTGCCAGCTTGGGAGATACTGGAAGCTGTTCCATTTGTGGTTGATGCTGCTCTTACTGCTTGTTCACATGGAAGATTATTCCCACGTGAACTGGCTACAG GCCTGAAGGATCTGGCTGATTTCCTGCCTGCATCTCTTGCTACAATAGTAAGCTACTTTTCAGCCGAGGTAACTCGGGGTGTTTGGAAGCCCGCATCCATGAACGGATCAGATTGGCCTAGCCCCTCCGTGAACCTATCCATGGTTGAAGAGCACATCAAGAAAATTGTAGCCGCTACCGGTGTTGATGTTCCCAGGCTAGTTACAG GTGGAAGTTCTTCAGGTACACTTCCATTGCCATTGGCCGCTTTCGTGAGCCTCACAATCACATACAAGCTTGACAAGGCATCAGAGCGTTTCCTTAACCTTGCTGGCCCAGCTCTAGAGAACCTCGCTGCAAGCTGCCCGTGGCCAAGCATGGCAATTGTTGCAGCATTGTGGACCCAGAAGGTGAAGCGGTGGAGCGATTTCCTAGTGTTTTCAGCTTCGCGCACGGTGTTCCACCACAACAACGACGCGGTCATCCAGCTCCTCCGAAGCTGCTTCGCTGCTACCCTTGGCATGTCATCCACATCAGTCTGCAGCTGTGGAGGTGTCGCTAGTCTTCTGGGCCACGGGTACTGCCCTGGCGGTTTCTCACCAGTTGCGCCAGGAATCCTGTACCTTCGGATATTCCGGTGCATCAAGGACTGCTCCATACTCACCGAAGACATACTCTACCTTCTCATGCTCTCGGTGAAGGATATCGCCGAAACAACCGTGCCCAGACAACGGTCAGACAAACTAAAGATGACCAAGTATGGTATGAGGCATGGTCGTGTATCTCTTTCCGCTGCAATGACACAGGTGAAGGTGGCGGCATCACTGGGCGCAACACTCGTCTGGCTATCCGGCGGCACAGCCCTGGTCCAGTCGCTGATCCAGGAGATGCTCCCCTCGTGGTTCCTGTCCGTGCAGAACCTTGATCAAGGTGGGACCAGCGGAGGCATGGTGTACAAGCTGGGCGGCCATGCGCTGGCCTACCTTGCAGTGTACTCGGGCATGTTCGCCTGGGGCATCGACCCGACTCCGGTGTCCCGGCGTCGTGAGAGGGTCACGCGGTCGCACCTGGAGTTCCTAGCAAGCGCCCTGGATGGCAAGATCTCGCTAGGCTGTGACCCCTCCCTGTGGCGTGCCTATGTTGCCGGGTTCCTGGGCCTGGTGGTGGAGTGCACCCCGTGCTGGGTGCAGGAGGTGGAATTGAGGGTGCTCAAGCGGCTGAGCAGTGGGCTACGGCAGTGGGGCGAAGATGAGCTCGCCGTGgcgctcctccgccgcgctgGGCCTGAGGCCATGGGCACCGCGGCCGAGCTGATCCTGGGCAGTGAGTGGTGA